One part of the Dioscorea cayenensis subsp. rotundata cultivar TDr96_F1 chromosome 2, TDr96_F1_v2_PseudoChromosome.rev07_lg8_w22 25.fasta, whole genome shotgun sequence genome encodes these proteins:
- the LOC120280788 gene encoding LOW QUALITY PROTEIN: pectin acetylesterase 9-like (The sequence of the model RefSeq protein was modified relative to this genomic sequence to represent the inferred CDS: deleted 2 bases in 1 codon): MTLVPDAASKGAVCLDGSAAAYHLHRGFGNGVHNWLLQFEGGGWCNDVESCFERSKSRRGSTRLMNKYEVFSGILSNDPNMNPDFYNWNRVKLRYCDGGSFGGDSEYNATLTPLYFRGKRIWDAIIQDLLPKGLIFAQKALLSGCSAGGLATFIHCDEFPNFFPQNTTVKCLSDAGFFLDVTDISGNNTIRPFFHSLETLQGVLKNLNQDCLSSHLYPYKCFFPQHALPYIRTPYFILNTGYDVFQFHHIFVPPSVDPHGVWNRCKLNPAACSSIQLLILQGFRLKMLDALHLFTNSSNGGMYINSCFAHCQSELQTTWFAPDSPKLQNTTIAEAVGDWYFERRIFKEVDCPYPCDSTCQNSIPLIEEGQ, translated from the exons ATGACACTGGTTCCAGATGCTGCATCCAAAGGAGCAG TGTGCTTGGATGGGAGTGCTGCTGCTTATCATCTTCACAGAGGGTTTGGCAATGGTGTTCACAATTGGTTGCTCCAGTTTGAG GGTGGAGGATGGTGCAACGATGTGGAGTCATGTTTCGAGAGATCAAAAAGTAGGAGAGGGTCCACAAGGTTGATGAACAAGTACGAAGTTTTTTCTGGAATACTTAGCAATGACCCCAACATGAACCCAG ATTTCTACAATTGGAACAGAGTGAAGCTTAGGTACTGTGATGGAGGATCCTTTGGTGGTGATTCAGAATATAATGCT ACACTTACCCCACTTTACTTCCGAGGAAAAAGAATTTGGGATGCTATAATTCAGGATTTGCTTCCAAAAGGACTCATCTTTGCACAAAAG GCATTACTCTCAGGATGTTCAGCAGGGGGACTTGCAACATTCATTCATTGTGATGAATTT CCGAACTTTTTCCCACAGAATACAACAGTGAAATGTCTCAGTGATGCAGGATTTTTCCTTGATGT GACAGACATATCTGGGAACAATACCATAAGACCTTTTTTCCACAGCTtagaaactctgcag GGAGTACTGAAGAATTTGAATCAAGATTGTTTGAGTTCTCATTTGTATCCTTATAAG TGTTTCTTTCCACAACATGCATTACCATATATCAGAACACCATACTTTATCTTAAACACAGGCTATGATGTATTCCAA TTCCATCACATATTTGTTCCACCTTCAGTGGATCCGCATGGGGTTTGGAACCGTTGCAAATTAAACCCTGCAGCATGTTCTTCGATTCAGTTATTGATCCTTCAAG GATTCAGATTGAAAATGCTCGATGCGCTGCACTTGTTCACCAATTCAAGCAATGGTGGCATGTACATAAACTCCTGTTTTGCTCATTGCCAGAGTGAATTACAAACTACTTGGTTCGCGCCTGATTCACCGAAACTACAAAATACG ACAATTGCAGAGGCCGTAGGAGATTGGTATTTCGAAAGAAGGATATTTAAGGAAGTTGATTGTCCATATCCTTGTGATTCCACTTGTCAAAACAGCATACCATTAATTGAGG AAGGTCAATGA